GTAGAGGGTGACCGTGAGCGGGACCGGCTGGTGCACCCACACTTCCGGGGCGCCCATCTCCGCCTTGAGGAACACCGCGCCGGCGCCCGCGATTTCGCGGCCACCGTCCACCCTGCCGGGCCGGGTCCGTCGCTCCCTGCCGGGCGGTGCCCCGGCCACCCCGCGCTCCACCACGAGCCGGATCGCGTCGGTGCGGCGGACCTCGGAGCCGAGCACGACGTCGACGGGCGGGATCTCGGCGGGTCCGGGACCCTCGGGCAGCAGCGTGTATCGAAGCGTCACGCTCGAGGAGCGGCGGATCTGCATCCCCTGCATCTCGAAGGACGTGCTGGTCGACTTGTTCGGCCCGTTCAGCACGCGGAGATTGAGGAGCCGGGGCAAGTCGCGGATCGAGACGTCCGGAAGGTCGCTGCCCTCCACCGCGATCACGAGGGTGAGGGGCTCGGTGTCGACGGCCCGTCCCGTGGGCTCGACGAATGCCCGCACCTTGACGTCGCCCGCCGCCCGGGCGCCGAGCCCGGCGAGCACCGCGAGGAGTGCGAGCACCGACGACGAGACGCGCCGCCTCACCAGTCCTCCTCCGGTCCCTGCTCCTCCTGCCGCACGCGGCGCTCCGCCTGCTTCCTCAGGGCCGCCTTCTCCTGCTCCCCCAGCGAGTCGAGAAGGCTCCGCGCGTCCTCGGGGCTCATCCCGCCCGCCGGCTGGCGCTCCTTCTCGGACGGCTTGCGGTTCTCTCCCGGCTTCGGCTCCGGCGCCTGCTGTTTCTCGTCCTTCCGCTGGTCGTCGCCGGAAGACGGTTTCTGCTGCTGCTGCTGCTGCTTCGGGTCCTTGTTCTGCTCTTGCTTCGGGTCTTTCTTCTGCTGCGGGTTCTTCTTCTGCTGCTCCTTCTGCTCGGCGGCGCGAAGCGACAGCTCCAGGTTCCGCTTGGCGTCCCGATCGCTCGGGATGGCCTCCAGAGTCCGCCGGTACGCCTTCGCCGCGTCGTCGTACTTCTCCATTCGGTAGAGCGCGTTCCCCAGGTTGTACGCCACCGAGGGGGACAGGGTCGGCGGCGCCGACAGCAGGGCTCGCGAGAACTCCTCCGCCGCACCCTCGAAGTTCTGCTGCCGGTAGAGGACGTTCCCGATGTCGTAGTGAAGCTCCGGGGCCTCGGGGGCGGCGACCTGCGCCTCCGTGTAAGCGCGCAGGGCGTCGTCGTACGCCTTCTCCTCGTACTTCCGGTTCCCGTCCTCCGCCTTCCGGTGGGCCGCGCCCCCGATCGGGAGGGAGAGCGCGGCCAGCGCCACCGCCGCGACCACCGAGTGCATCATGTCCTTTCCTCCCGTGCCCTGCGCCACCACGCTCCCGCCACTCGCCGCCGGTCGGGCAACAGCGTTCCCGCCAGCAGCGCCGCGAAGGCGAGCGCCAGGGGGATCTGGAACCGCTCCTCGTACCGCGCCCGCATGAGCGTCCCGAACTCGCGGGCATCCATCGCGGAGATCGCCTTCGCGATCTCCTCGACCTCCGCTTCCGACGGGGTCGCGTCGAAGTAGCGGCCTCCGGTGGCGAGGGTGAGCTTCCCCAGCGTCTCGTCGCTCAGACGGCTCGTCACGAGCTTACCCTCCCGGTCCTTCTTGTACGAGGACGATCCTCCTCCCTCGCCGCCTTCGGGGACGGGAGCACCGCGCC
This sequence is a window from Terriglobia bacterium. Protein-coding genes within it:
- a CDS encoding tetratricopeptide repeat protein, with translation MMHSVVAAVALAALSLPIGGAAHRKAEDGNRKYEEKAYDDALRAYTEAQVAAPEAPELHYDIGNVLYRQQNFEGAAEEFSRALLSAPPTLSPSVAYNLGNALYRMEKYDDAAKAYRRTLEAIPSDRDAKRNLELSLRAAEQKEQQKKNPQQKKDPKQEQNKDPKQQQQQQKPSSGDDQRKDEKQQAPEPKPGENRKPSEKERQPAGGMSPEDARSLLDSLGEQEKAALRKQAERRVRQEEQGPEEDW